One Salvia splendens isolate huo1 chromosome 12, SspV2, whole genome shotgun sequence genomic window carries:
- the LOC121759004 gene encoding WEB family protein At5g55860-like, giving the protein MVAKDYQKSKGSNKAEVGEIDTSAPFQSVKDAVNLFGEGAFSGERPTIRKPKAQSAERVFVKETQLHLAQKELNKLKEQLKNAETTKVDALSELEKAKQTVENLSQKLRVINESKDSAIKSTEAAKHQANQLAEANNNVLEGVNGHSNGDVETDKVQYLNAVAELNAAKQELRKIRLEYDASLEEKERAAKQAAVADTAAKSNMERVGELTAEIASVHESIQQVKLAHMQAKEDETNICADKEKQKQLYKDRIEGPVKRLVALKKDVDPEVARNLESELNGTLSEIESLRKEMENTRVSDLGSVKAVTVELIGAKESLNKVAEEESSLRSLVETLKVELENIKRVHAELKEQEAETESLAGNLHVQLRKAKSELEEGLAEEAKIRGASDELVASIHQLTTENEAAKIEAQEMKQKAEELSKEAEAARIELEEAENKLEIAMKEAEEAKAAEAKALDQIKMLSEKTDAARASTSEPGAQITLSRDEFESLSRKVEESEKLSDMKVAAAMAQVEAVQASEHEALQRLEATRKEIEDMKAATQEALKKAEMAEAARKAVEGELRRWREREQKKAEEAAARILAETEKSLESSPSNYQIQKPRAQVKGKAGETKRLEKAKTSVSKVALMPSLSYVFQKKKNKVEGGLPSYLPGERPVW; this is encoded by the exons ATGGTGGCGAAAGATTATCAGAAGAGCAAAGGATCAAATAAAGCTGAGGTGGGAGAAATAGACACCAGTGCACCATTTCAATCGGTCAAAGATGCTGTCAACTTATTTGGTGAAGGTGCTTTTTCAGGCGAAAGGCCCACCATCAGGAAGCCAAAGGCACAATCTGCAGAA CGAGTTTTTGTAAAAGAGACGCAGCTTCACCTGGCCCAAAAGGAGTTAAATAAGCTGAAGGAACAGTTGAAAAATGCCGAGACTACTAAAGTTGATGCTCTTTCAGAGCTTGAAAAAGCCAAACAGACTGTTGAGAATTTGAGCCAGAAGCTAAGAGTCATTAATGAATCAAAAGATTCAGCAATTAAATCTACAGAAGCTGCAAAGCATCAGGCAAACCAACTTGCAGAAGCCAACAACAATGTTTTGGAAGGAGTAAATGGACATTCAAACGGTGATGTTGAAACTGACAAAGTGCAGTATTTGAATGCTGTTGCTGAACTTAATGCTGCTAAACAGGAATTAAGGAAAATTCGTCTGGAATATGATGCGTCTTTAGAAGAAAAGGAGAGAGCGGCAAAGCAAGCTGCTGTGGCTGATACTGCTGCCAAATCAAACATGGAGAGAGTTGGTGAACTGACTGCGGAAATCGCTAGTGTGCATGAGTCGATTCAGCAAGTAAAGTTGGCACACATGCAAGCAAAGGAAGATGAAACGAATATCTGTGCCGACAAGGAGAAACAGAAGCAATTATATAAAGATAGAATTGAAGGTCCAGTGAAGAGACTGGTTGCTTTGAAAAAAGATGTAGACCCTGAAGTCGCAAGAAATTTGGAGTCCGAGTTGAATGGAACCTTGTCTGAAATTGAATCTTTACGAAAGGAGATGGAGAATACAAGGGTCTCTGATCTTGGTTCTGTCAAGGCTGTCACTGTAGAGTTGATTGGTGCGAAGGAATCATTAAATAAAGTAGCAGAAGAGGAGAGCTCGCTAAGAAGCTTAGTTGAGACTCTTAAGGTTGAGCTGGAAAACATTAAAAGGGTTCATGCTGAATTAAAGGAGCAGGAAGCAGAAACCGAATCATTGGCAGGTAATCTACATGTCCAGCTCCGGAAAGCCAAGTCTGAGCTTGAAGAAGGACTTGCTGAAGAAGCCAAAATCAGAGGTGCATCTGATGAACTGGTTGCTTCGATTCATCAGCTAACTACAGAGAATGAGGCTGCTAAGATCGAAGCTCAAGAGATGAAACAAAAGGCTGAAGAGCTCAGCAAAGAAGCAGAAGCTGCAAGGATTGAACTGGAAGAAGCAGAAAATAAGCTAGAGATTGCGATGAAAGAAGCTGAGGAAGCAAAGGCAGCTGAGGCCAAAGCCCTTGATCAAATTAAGATGCTTTCCGAGAAAACAGATGCTGCACGTGCCTCCACATCCGAGCCTGGCGCCCAGATCACCCTGTCAAGGGATGAATTTGAGTCACTGAGCCGGAAGGTTGAGGAATCTGAAAAACTGTCGGATATGAAAGTTGCAGCTGCCATGGCTCAGGTGGAAGCCGTGCAGGCCAGTGAGCACGAGGCCCTGCAGAGATTGGAGGCGACCCGGAAAGAGATAGAAGACATGAAAGCTGCAACACAAGAGGCGCTGAAGAAGGCAGAGATGGCTGAGGCAGCGAGGAAGGCAGTTGAAGGGGAGCTCAGAAGATGGAGGGAACGGGAGCAGAAGAAGGCTGAAGAAGCAGCAGCACGAATTCTTGCAGAGACAGAGAAGTCCTTGGAATCATCTCCTAGTAACTACCAAATCCAAAAGCCGAGGGCTCAAGTGAAAGGAAAAGCAGGGGAAACGAAGAGGCTGGAGAAGGCAAAGACGTCTGTATCGAAGGTGGCACTGATGCCTAGTCTTTCATATGTTttccagaaaaagaaaaacaaggtCGAGGGCGGGTTGCCTTCGTACTTGCCTGGTGAGAGGCCGGTTTGGTGA